Proteins from one Neodiprion fabricii isolate iyNeoFabr1 chromosome 5, iyNeoFabr1.1, whole genome shotgun sequence genomic window:
- the LOC124181919 gene encoding tuberin isoform X4 yields MYTHICFAFISPETSSQPASEQVSVSLHETINSIENLLDNGYYNGCVQRFYELIERCSNSRPEISVLRLIGYLSHYIDPTRHLWLSKLSTLMERYFKNETRTNIRIKTLDVLTKVIKINRSKYEDELIERIVVPYLQHLDMDPDITIRNVATHLLIDLCIECETKRCLELLDILEKIVNKPFTLETPITVDTDVKDVKTAVVGVINLLSIKMYHLPSSHVIRAYKLLVNHLEQHYKEPMIFHNVSTIRYLIFEAFLRIRANTCYHLGYPDAVTGVVTRFSPYLVLEHAPADRLGNNVNSGGGNSPPPASPAPSQHISCQVTHMSLAHACKCVVMCLKQEKDWRVLHLLLREMPQVMQNKALILSRHSNDIDCLAAALCSMVTVSDKSVRLPETLYNTPPKFTVSEFRGFVFPVLASLASYHAHLEPNLQQRLIKCLELGLTTRCASQCVTSLTTCTLEMRDAMNKLLSEVLLNLSKISATVYIAIPILEFLSTLTRLPKVFASFIGDQYMSVFAISLPYTNPFKYNHYTVSLAHHVIAVWFLKCRLPFRRDFVKFITTGLKANVLVPFEEGHLMKSDLNLINEDSSSRKRSSSLTEQGSRGRRERPIIANRMIGEGRALDLKPPIDEALMTFHVELTETCIDLMARYTFSTCSALPKRLPTAEFLLKEGQSMTWLLGNRLITITTSGCSSKATRGGLCDNCWTACKSESLSPEYTLRYTQSSLQRASSGEGSKEENKLMRQSSIGYGGSNTNTTSNSPIEESKKLPEEPETLKLEFPSEKSEQDVTEPSKLEQILSSEKQEEHIPCACWCQGWAEIYVRRPTGDMSWVMRIQNSMQFETSPLDFPVNDITTLYMPTPQSTENKNLEQPTYTYNHNQDLQAEDIQDMLENNFNHLNMEPEIGLLKSVASSSISSGPIAIPGSPARRSPSRQSSRDSLEGLEEGDEDLRRSRNPVRRSNSSPEMSANWKNPFLNKDKLSLQNDRDLVAVDSEGKVDSEIKKHTKTTYAKDMRVSCEAIPEEISGTGTTPPSAENSIHHPSGLRSQHSYPGATQTTQTPSVSTSNTVPPSPTATQAPGNFLSLQNRGVSLMSGIHSQIQVSTGKPPQSPTQLYPRLSNIHDSGLKQSPLAIDTKPPIGRNHLADKKDDKPDPSNLPPLHFRDRGHTISVMSPAKKTRGEWDNIRRGNSPRNKDPPRTGINPSFVFLQLYHTAHFGTTTEKPLLVSQTAAVQRAVKVLDAIPPYETHKIGVIYIGIGQVSNEVEILANQHGSLRYAEFLQRLGTLIKLKDVDSQSIFLGGLDRNGENGNFAYIWQDDVMQVVFHVATLMPTKESDPQCTGKKLHIGNNYVNIVYNESGENYNIQTVKGQFNYACVVIQPLDHGTNRVTVQAREELAKHIGHSEPKIISDQNLAILARQLALHANLASMVSSSLKTKGHNPYASNWLERLRRIKQLRSKVLQECAASNPDGPSDDLSPRSNRRVHMDDFTEYTT; encoded by the exons ATGTACACCCACATCTGTTTTGCCTTCATTTCTCCAG aaactaGCAGTCAACCAGCTTCTGAACAGGTATCAGTAAGTCTACACGAAACAATCAATAGCATTGAAAATCTCCTGGATAATGGATATTACAATGGTTGTGTGCAGCGTTTCTATGAGCTAATTGAACGCTGCTCAAACTCCCGTCCA gaAATATCTGTACTCAGATTGATTGGCTATTTGTCTCACTATATAGACCCAACTCGTCATTTGTGGTTATCAAAGCTGAGCACTTTAATGGAACgctattttaaaaatgaaaccaGAACCAATATCAGAATAAAAACTCTAGACGTATTGACAAAGGTTATAAAAATCAACAG ATCCAAGTACGAGGATGAGCTAATCGAAAGGATTGTTGTCCCATATCTACAACACCTTGATATGGATCCTGATATTACTATACGTAACGTTGCTACTCATTTACTGATTGATCTATGTATTGAGTGTGAAACAAAGCGATGCTTAGAGCTCTTGGATATATTGGAAAAA ATAGTGAACAAACCGTTTACATTAGAAACTCCAATAACCGTTGATACTGATGTAAAAGACGTAAAAACTGCTGTGGTTGGGGTGATAAATTTACTGAGCATAAAGATGTATCATTTACCCTCAAGCCATGTAATACGAGCCTACAAATTATTGGTCAATCATCTTGAACAGCATTACAAGGAACCCATGATTTTCCACAATGTATCAACCATCAGGTATTTA ATATTTGAGGCCTTTTTAAGAATTAGAGCCAATACCTGCTATCACCTTGGCTATCCTGATGCTGTTACTGGTGTTGTAACACGATTTAGCCCTTACCTGGTATTGGAACATGCACCGGCTGATAGACTTGGAAATAATGTAAACAGCGGAGGCGGGAACAGTCCACCACCAGCTAGTCCTGCACCATCACAGCACATTTCATGCCAGGTTACTCATATGTCGCTCGCCCATGCCTGTAAATGTGTGGTAATGTGTCTCAAGCAGGAAAAAG ATTGGCGAGTTCTTCACTTGTTGCTAAGAGAAATGCCTCAAGTTATGCAAAACAAAGCACTCATCCTCTCAAGACATAGCAATGATATTGATTGTCTAGCTGCAGCTCTGTGCTCCATGGTAACG GTGAGTGACAAATCTGTACGCTTACCAGAGACCCTATACAACACGCCTCCAAAGTTCACAGTGTCTGAATTCCGGGGATTTGTATTTCCGGTATTGGCATCTTTGGCATCATATCACGCACACCTTGAGCCAAATTTGCAGCAGCGTCTGATAAAGTGTTTGGAG CTTGGCCTCACCACAAGATGTGCCAGTCAATGTGTAACCAGCCTTACAACTTGTACATTAGAAATGCGTGATGCAATGAACAAGCTTCTATCCGAGGTTCTTCTGAACCTATCAAAAATCTCAGCAACAGTTTACATTGCTATCCCAATACTCGAATTTTTGTCAA CTCTTACAAGACTGCCCAAAGTGTTTGCAAGCTTTATTGGCGACCAGTATATGTCTGTATTTGCAATATCGTTACCATACACCAATCCCTTCAAGTACAATCATTACACGGTATCTCTGGCACACCACGTAATAGCGGTGTGGTTCTTAAAATGTCGCCTTCCCTTCCGAAGggattttgtaaaattcattACTACA GGACTCAAAGCAAATGTGTTGGTTCCTTTCGAAGAGGGTCACTTGATGAAATcagatttaaatttaataaacgaaGATTCATCCAGCAGAAAACGAAGTTCTAGTTTGACTGAACAG GGCAGCAGGGGTCGCAGAGAACGGCCTATAATTGCTAATCGTATGATCGGAGAAGGACGAGCACTAGATCTTAAACCACCAATTGATGAAGCTTTAATGACGTTTCACGTTGAACTCACAGAAACTTGTATAGACCTAATGGCTCGGTATACTTTTTCTACCTGTTCTGCCTTGCCAAAGAG ACTTCCAACAGCAGAATTTCTACTCAAAGAAGGTCAGTCTATGACTTGGTTATTGGGAAACCGTTTAATCACCATAACGACAAGTGGATGTAGTAGTAAAGCGACGCGTGGCGGACTATGCGATAACTGTTGGACTGCCTGTAAGTCCGAATCTCTTTCCCCAGAATACACTCTAAGGTATACACAATCTTCGTTGCAACGAGCGTCTAGTGGAGAA gGTTCGAAggaggaaaataaattgatgcgACAATCATCCATTGGGTATGGTGGTTCCAACACTAACACGACCTCGAATTCTCCAATTGAAGAATCAAAGAAATTGCCTGAAGAACCAGAGACTCTGAAGTTAGAATTCCCCAGCGAAAAGTCTGAGCAAGACGTGACTGAACCTTCAAAGCTTGAACAGATACTTTCTAGTGAAAAACAAGAGGAACATATTCCTTGTGCATGTTGGTGCCAGGGCTGGGCTGAGATTTATGTCAGGAGACCAACCGGCGACATGTCCTGGGTAATGCGGATACAGAATTCAATGCAATTTGAAACATCCCCTTTGGACTTTCCTGTCAATGATATCACAACACTTTATATGCCTACACCGCAATcgacagaaaacaaaaatctagAACAACCGACCTATACCTACAATCATAATCAAGATCTTCAAGCTGAAGATATTCAG GATATGttggaaaacaattttaacCACCTGAATATGGAGCCTGAAATTGGCTTGCTGAAATCAGTCGCTTCGTCATCAATATCATCAGGTCCGATCGCTATCCCAGGATCTCCAGCACGTCGCAGTCCATCTCGCCAGAGTTCCCGCGACAGTCTTGAAGGCCTAGAAGAAGGTGACGAAG ATTTAAGAAGATCCCGAAATCCTGTGCGGAGGTCTAATTCTAGTCCTGAAATGAGTGCAAATTGGAAAAATCCATTCCTCAATAAAGACAAATTGAGTCTTCAAAATGATCGGGACCTTGTTGCGGTTGATTCGGAAGGAAAAGTTGACtccgaaattaaaaaacatacAAAGACCACGTATGCAAAAGATATGAG GGTCAGCTGCGAAGCAATACCAGAAGAAATTTCCGGAACTGGAACCACCCCGCCGTCTGCGGAGAATTCTATACATCATCCATCAGGACTTCGTTCGCAACACTCGTACCCTGGAGCAACACAAACAACTCAGACACCAAGCGTTTCTACTAGTAACACTGTCCCACCTTCTCCCACAGCCACACAA GCGCCAGGAAACTTCTTGTCTCTTCAAAATAGAGGTGTTAGTCTAATGTCTGGTATCCATTCGCAAATACAAGTGTCTACTGGAAAACCGCCACAATCTCCAACGCAACTTTACCCCCGTTTGAGCAACATCCACGATTCTGGATTGAAGCAGTCCCCACTAGCTATTGACACAAAACCTCCAATTGGTAGAAATCATCTTGCAGACAAA AAAGATGATAAACCCGACCCATCCAATTTACCACCATTACATTTCCGAGATCGAGGTCATACCATATCTGTGATGAGCCCTGCTAAAAAAACCCGTGGTGAATGGGATAATATCAGACGTGGAAATTCACCACGTAACAAAGATCCTCCGAGAACTGGCATAAATCCTAG TTTTGTATTCTTGCAATTATATCACACTGCTCATTTTGGCACTACTACGGAAAAACCATTATTAGTTTCTCAAACAGCAGCTGTACAAAGAGCTGTTAAGGTTCTGGACGCAATTCCTCCGTACGAAACTCATAAAATTGGTGTAATATATATCGGAATTGGCCAGGTATCGAACGAAGTTGAAATACTTGCAAATCAACACGGGTCTTTAAGGTATGCGGAATTCTTACAGCGTTTGGGAACGCTGATAAAGTTAAAAGATGTCGATTCACAAAGTATATTTCTTGGAGGCCTTGACCGGAATGGTGAAAATGGAAACTTCGCCTACATATGGCAGGATGATGTTATGCAG GTCGTATTTCACGTCGCTACGTTGATGCCAACCAAGGAAAGTGATCCACAGTgtactggaaaaaaattacacatcgGGAACAATTATGTCAACATTGTGTACAACGAAAGTGGGgaaaattataacatacaAACTGTGAAA ggACAATTCAACTATGCCTGTGTAGTCATTCAGCCTCTTGATCATGGCACGAACAGAGTTACAGTGCAAGCACGCGAGGAACTTGCAAAGCACATAGGTCACAGTGAACCCAAAATTATTTCTGACCAAAATCTCGCTATACTTGCTCGACAGCTAGCTCTTCATGCCAAT CTTGCCTCAATGGTTTCTTCGTCTCTGAAAACTAAAGGACATAATCCATACGCCTCAAATTGGCTCGAAAGACTGCGTCGTATTAAGCAATTAAGAAGCAAAGTCCTACAAGAGTGTGCAGCCAGTAATCCTGACGGACCATCTGACGATTTGTCTCCCAGATCAAACAGAAGGGTCCACATGGATGACTTTACAGAGTATACAACATAA
- the LOC124181919 gene encoding tuberin isoform X1, producing MSKMTSKDKDNKNFHDKLKQFFGLNKGNFKSRADFTITTEIEKEIGPDAPLQHRAKGLKDLCDSVLNHQWEETAAERLWLLVQDLLVKDKDVPRECRHLTLQFLRCLVQGQYTKLSSLMRVKFFMVVKNHDIPEDIGPRLELLQSLTENGKDILHLEERIGPLLLDWMPTVTGIDGKRGAEFLSLLVNVIKFNSACIDADIISNLVQYICHLCYCSNSAEVVSGCLEALDAVVCYGNLQPDSLPTFITALCRSVNVETYCQISWKIMRNLLGTHKGHSALYTMCRLLQDPNVQRDVGLLRGAVFYINMGLWGTHRVPKLKCTPTSVLPSFLQALQCNHPIVMYEVTLSIQRLVNKYGEELHDPTWSIILDIIEAVIIHIETSSQPASEQVSVSLHETINSIENLLDNGYYNGCVQRFYELIERCSNSRPEISVLRLIGYLSHYIDPTRHLWLSKLSTLMERYFKNETRTNIRIKTLDVLTKVIKINRSKYEDELIERIVVPYLQHLDMDPDITIRNVATHLLIDLCIECETKRCLELLDILEKIVNKPFTLETPITVDTDVKDVKTAVVGVINLLSIKMYHLPSSHVIRAYKLLVNHLEQHYKEPMIFHNVSTIRYLIFEAFLRIRANTCYHLGYPDAVTGVVTRFSPYLVLEHAPADRLGNNVNSGGGNSPPPASPAPSQHISCQVTHMSLAHACKCVVMCLKQEKDWRVLHLLLREMPQVMQNKALILSRHSNDIDCLAAALCSMVTVSDKSVRLPETLYNTPPKFTVSEFRGFVFPVLASLASYHAHLEPNLQQRLIKCLELGLTTRCASQCVTSLTTCTLEMRDAMNKLLSEVLLNLSKISATVYIAIPILEFLSTLTRLPKVFASFIGDQYMSVFAISLPYTNPFKYNHYTVSLAHHVIAVWFLKCRLPFRRDFVKFITTGLKANVLVPFEEGHLMKSDLNLINEDSSSRKRSSSLTEQGSRGRRERPIIANRMIGEGRALDLKPPIDEALMTFHVELTETCIDLMARYTFSTCSALPKRLPTAEFLLKEGQSMTWLLGNRLITITTSGCSSKATRGGLCDNCWTACKSESLSPEYTLRYTQSSLQRASSGEGSKEENKLMRQSSIGYGGSNTNTTSNSPIEESKKLPEEPETLKLEFPSEKSEQDVTEPSKLEQILSSEKQEEHIPCACWCQGWAEIYVRRPTGDMSWVMRIQNSMQFETSPLDFPVNDITTLYMPTPQSTENKNLEQPTYTYNHNQDLQAEDIQDMLENNFNHLNMEPEIGLLKSVASSSISSGPIAIPGSPARRSPSRQSSRDSLEGLEEGDEDLRRSRNPVRRSNSSPEMSANWKNPFLNKDKLSLQNDRDLVAVDSEGKVDSEIKKHTKTTYAKDMRVSCEAIPEEISGTGTTPPSAENSIHHPSGLRSQHSYPGATQTTQTPSVSTSNTVPPSPTATQAPGNFLSLQNRGVSLMSGIHSQIQVSTGKPPQSPTQLYPRLSNIHDSGLKQSPLAIDTKPPIGRNHLADKKDDKPDPSNLPPLHFRDRGHTISVMSPAKKTRGEWDNIRRGNSPRNKDPPRTGINPSFVFLQLYHTAHFGTTTEKPLLVSQTAAVQRAVKVLDAIPPYETHKIGVIYIGIGQVSNEVEILANQHGSLRYAEFLQRLGTLIKLKDVDSQSIFLGGLDRNGENGNFAYIWQDDVMQVVFHVATLMPTKESDPQCTGKKLHIGNNYVNIVYNESGENYNIQTVKGQFNYACVVIQPLDHGTNRVTVQAREELAKHIGHSEPKIISDQNLAILARQLALHANLASMVSSSLKTKGHNPYASNWLERLRRIKQLRSKVLQECAASNPDGPSDDLSPRSNRRVHMDDFTEYTT from the exons ATGTCAAAAATGACTTCGAAGGATAAggataacaaaaattttcacgataaaCTCAAGCAGTTTTTCGGTTTAAACAAAG GAAATTTCAAAAGTCGAGCGGATTTCACAATTACCACAGAGATTGAGAAGGAAATCGGCCCAGATGCTCCCTTACAACATCGAGCCAAAGGACTCAAGGACCTGTGTGATTCAGTCCTGAATCATCAATGGGAAGAG ACGGCAGCGGAGCGCTTGTGGCTCTTGGTCCAAGATCTGCTAGTTAAGGACAAGGATGTACCACGAGAATGCAGACATTTGACACTTCAGTTTCTCCGGTGTCTTGTGCAAGGGCAATATACCAAATTGTCTTCCTTAAtgcgagtgaaatttttcatggtAGTTAAAAACCACGATATACCTGAGGACATTGGACCAAG ATTGGAGCTGCTCCAAAGTTTAACAGAGAATGGAAAAGATATATTACATCTAGAAGAAAGGATAGGACCACTTTTACTGGATTGGATGCCGACTGTGACTGGAATTGATGGCAAAAGAGGAGCTGAATTTCTGTCATTGCTTGTCAAtgttattaaattcaattctgCTTGCATAGATGCTGATATTATATCGAATCTAGTGCA ATACATTTGCCATTTGTGCTATTGCAGTAATAGTGCTGAGGTAGTTTCTGGATGCTTAGAAGCCCTTGACGCTGTTGTTTGCTATGGTAATTTACAGCCGGATTCACTGCCCACATTCATTACTGCCCTGTGCCGCAGCGTCAATGTAGAAACTTATTGTCAGATAAGCTGGAAG aTAATGCGAAACTTATTAGGCACGCACAAGGGGCATTCAGCTCTCTATACAATGTGCAGATTACTGCAGGATCCAAACGTTCAGAGAGATGTCGGTTTACTGCGCGGAGCTGTCTTTTACATTAACATGGGTCTTTGGGGGACTCACAGAGTGCCGAAGCTGAAATGTACACCCACATCTGTTTTGCCTTCATTTCTCCAG gCGTTGCAATGCAATCATCCAATAGTTATGTACGAAGTCACTCTCAGCATCCAAAGATTGGTCAATAAATATGGAGAAGAGCTGCATGATCCTACTTGGAGTATCATATTAGACATAATAGAGGCAGTAATCATACATATAG aaactaGCAGTCAACCAGCTTCTGAACAGGTATCAGTAAGTCTACACGAAACAATCAATAGCATTGAAAATCTCCTGGATAATGGATATTACAATGGTTGTGTGCAGCGTTTCTATGAGCTAATTGAACGCTGCTCAAACTCCCGTCCA gaAATATCTGTACTCAGATTGATTGGCTATTTGTCTCACTATATAGACCCAACTCGTCATTTGTGGTTATCAAAGCTGAGCACTTTAATGGAACgctattttaaaaatgaaaccaGAACCAATATCAGAATAAAAACTCTAGACGTATTGACAAAGGTTATAAAAATCAACAG ATCCAAGTACGAGGATGAGCTAATCGAAAGGATTGTTGTCCCATATCTACAACACCTTGATATGGATCCTGATATTACTATACGTAACGTTGCTACTCATTTACTGATTGATCTATGTATTGAGTGTGAAACAAAGCGATGCTTAGAGCTCTTGGATATATTGGAAAAA ATAGTGAACAAACCGTTTACATTAGAAACTCCAATAACCGTTGATACTGATGTAAAAGACGTAAAAACTGCTGTGGTTGGGGTGATAAATTTACTGAGCATAAAGATGTATCATTTACCCTCAAGCCATGTAATACGAGCCTACAAATTATTGGTCAATCATCTTGAACAGCATTACAAGGAACCCATGATTTTCCACAATGTATCAACCATCAGGTATTTA ATATTTGAGGCCTTTTTAAGAATTAGAGCCAATACCTGCTATCACCTTGGCTATCCTGATGCTGTTACTGGTGTTGTAACACGATTTAGCCCTTACCTGGTATTGGAACATGCACCGGCTGATAGACTTGGAAATAATGTAAACAGCGGAGGCGGGAACAGTCCACCACCAGCTAGTCCTGCACCATCACAGCACATTTCATGCCAGGTTACTCATATGTCGCTCGCCCATGCCTGTAAATGTGTGGTAATGTGTCTCAAGCAGGAAAAAG ATTGGCGAGTTCTTCACTTGTTGCTAAGAGAAATGCCTCAAGTTATGCAAAACAAAGCACTCATCCTCTCAAGACATAGCAATGATATTGATTGTCTAGCTGCAGCTCTGTGCTCCATGGTAACG GTGAGTGACAAATCTGTACGCTTACCAGAGACCCTATACAACACGCCTCCAAAGTTCACAGTGTCTGAATTCCGGGGATTTGTATTTCCGGTATTGGCATCTTTGGCATCATATCACGCACACCTTGAGCCAAATTTGCAGCAGCGTCTGATAAAGTGTTTGGAG CTTGGCCTCACCACAAGATGTGCCAGTCAATGTGTAACCAGCCTTACAACTTGTACATTAGAAATGCGTGATGCAATGAACAAGCTTCTATCCGAGGTTCTTCTGAACCTATCAAAAATCTCAGCAACAGTTTACATTGCTATCCCAATACTCGAATTTTTGTCAA CTCTTACAAGACTGCCCAAAGTGTTTGCAAGCTTTATTGGCGACCAGTATATGTCTGTATTTGCAATATCGTTACCATACACCAATCCCTTCAAGTACAATCATTACACGGTATCTCTGGCACACCACGTAATAGCGGTGTGGTTCTTAAAATGTCGCCTTCCCTTCCGAAGggattttgtaaaattcattACTACA GGACTCAAAGCAAATGTGTTGGTTCCTTTCGAAGAGGGTCACTTGATGAAATcagatttaaatttaataaacgaaGATTCATCCAGCAGAAAACGAAGTTCTAGTTTGACTGAACAG GGCAGCAGGGGTCGCAGAGAACGGCCTATAATTGCTAATCGTATGATCGGAGAAGGACGAGCACTAGATCTTAAACCACCAATTGATGAAGCTTTAATGACGTTTCACGTTGAACTCACAGAAACTTGTATAGACCTAATGGCTCGGTATACTTTTTCTACCTGTTCTGCCTTGCCAAAGAG ACTTCCAACAGCAGAATTTCTACTCAAAGAAGGTCAGTCTATGACTTGGTTATTGGGAAACCGTTTAATCACCATAACGACAAGTGGATGTAGTAGTAAAGCGACGCGTGGCGGACTATGCGATAACTGTTGGACTGCCTGTAAGTCCGAATCTCTTTCCCCAGAATACACTCTAAGGTATACACAATCTTCGTTGCAACGAGCGTCTAGTGGAGAA gGTTCGAAggaggaaaataaattgatgcgACAATCATCCATTGGGTATGGTGGTTCCAACACTAACACGACCTCGAATTCTCCAATTGAAGAATCAAAGAAATTGCCTGAAGAACCAGAGACTCTGAAGTTAGAATTCCCCAGCGAAAAGTCTGAGCAAGACGTGACTGAACCTTCAAAGCTTGAACAGATACTTTCTAGTGAAAAACAAGAGGAACATATTCCTTGTGCATGTTGGTGCCAGGGCTGGGCTGAGATTTATGTCAGGAGACCAACCGGCGACATGTCCTGGGTAATGCGGATACAGAATTCAATGCAATTTGAAACATCCCCTTTGGACTTTCCTGTCAATGATATCACAACACTTTATATGCCTACACCGCAATcgacagaaaacaaaaatctagAACAACCGACCTATACCTACAATCATAATCAAGATCTTCAAGCTGAAGATATTCAG GATATGttggaaaacaattttaacCACCTGAATATGGAGCCTGAAATTGGCTTGCTGAAATCAGTCGCTTCGTCATCAATATCATCAGGTCCGATCGCTATCCCAGGATCTCCAGCACGTCGCAGTCCATCTCGCCAGAGTTCCCGCGACAGTCTTGAAGGCCTAGAAGAAGGTGACGAAG ATTTAAGAAGATCCCGAAATCCTGTGCGGAGGTCTAATTCTAGTCCTGAAATGAGTGCAAATTGGAAAAATCCATTCCTCAATAAAGACAAATTGAGTCTTCAAAATGATCGGGACCTTGTTGCGGTTGATTCGGAAGGAAAAGTTGACtccgaaattaaaaaacatacAAAGACCACGTATGCAAAAGATATGAG GGTCAGCTGCGAAGCAATACCAGAAGAAATTTCCGGAACTGGAACCACCCCGCCGTCTGCGGAGAATTCTATACATCATCCATCAGGACTTCGTTCGCAACACTCGTACCCTGGAGCAACACAAACAACTCAGACACCAAGCGTTTCTACTAGTAACACTGTCCCACCTTCTCCCACAGCCACACAA GCGCCAGGAAACTTCTTGTCTCTTCAAAATAGAGGTGTTAGTCTAATGTCTGGTATCCATTCGCAAATACAAGTGTCTACTGGAAAACCGCCACAATCTCCAACGCAACTTTACCCCCGTTTGAGCAACATCCACGATTCTGGATTGAAGCAGTCCCCACTAGCTATTGACACAAAACCTCCAATTGGTAGAAATCATCTTGCAGACAAA AAAGATGATAAACCCGACCCATCCAATTTACCACCATTACATTTCCGAGATCGAGGTCATACCATATCTGTGATGAGCCCTGCTAAAAAAACCCGTGGTGAATGGGATAATATCAGACGTGGAAATTCACCACGTAACAAAGATCCTCCGAGAACTGGCATAAATCCTAG TTTTGTATTCTTGCAATTATATCACACTGCTCATTTTGGCACTACTACGGAAAAACCATTATTAGTTTCTCAAACAGCAGCTGTACAAAGAGCTGTTAAGGTTCTGGACGCAATTCCTCCGTACGAAACTCATAAAATTGGTGTAATATATATCGGAATTGGCCAGGTATCGAACGAAGTTGAAATACTTGCAAATCAACACGGGTCTTTAAGGTATGCGGAATTCTTACAGCGTTTGGGAACGCTGATAAAGTTAAAAGATGTCGATTCACAAAGTATATTTCTTGGAGGCCTTGACCGGAATGGTGAAAATGGAAACTTCGCCTACATATGGCAGGATGATGTTATGCAG GTCGTATTTCACGTCGCTACGTTGATGCCAACCAAGGAAAGTGATCCACAGTgtactggaaaaaaattacacatcgGGAACAATTATGTCAACATTGTGTACAACGAAAGTGGGgaaaattataacatacaAACTGTGAAA ggACAATTCAACTATGCCTGTGTAGTCATTCAGCCTCTTGATCATGGCACGAACAGAGTTACAGTGCAAGCACGCGAGGAACTTGCAAAGCACATAGGTCACAGTGAACCCAAAATTATTTCTGACCAAAATCTCGCTATACTTGCTCGACAGCTAGCTCTTCATGCCAAT CTTGCCTCAATGGTTTCTTCGTCTCTGAAAACTAAAGGACATAATCCATACGCCTCAAATTGGCTCGAAAGACTGCGTCGTATTAAGCAATTAAGAAGCAAAGTCCTACAAGAGTGTGCAGCCAGTAATCCTGACGGACCATCTGACGATTTGTCTCCCAGATCAAACAGAAGGGTCCACATGGATGACTTTACAGAGTATACAACATAA